A section of the Bifidobacterium sp. ESL0728 genome encodes:
- the rpmB gene encoding 50S ribosomal protein L28, with amino-acid sequence MAARCAVCGKGPQTGYSVSHSHIRNKRTFSPNLQSVRTTIDGQNVRVRVCAKCLKAGKVQRVVA; translated from the coding sequence ATGGCAGCTCGTTGCGCAGTGTGCGGCAAGGGACCGCAGACCGGTTACAGCGTTTCGCATTCACATATCCGCAATAAGCGCACCTTCAGCCCGAACCTCCAGTCGGTTCGCACCACTATCGACGGACAGAACGTTCGCGTTCGTGTGTGCGCCAAGTGCCTCAAGGCCGGCAAGGTTCAGCGCGTGGTTGCGTGA
- a CDS encoding extracellular solute-binding protein has protein sequence MVAKKRILASIAAISALAMGLAGCGSGGGNSSADSKKGEKVTLTYMHRLPDSKGMTQVNDIVKKWNEKNPNIQVKATKFDGKSAEMIKKLETDVKADNGPDLAQLGYAEVPEVFTKGLLQDVTSEAKKYEGNFAKGPFNLMQVNGKYYGLPQDTGPMLYFYNKAELDKLGITELPKTADELVADSQKTAAAGKYMMTLQADGNWLSGMAGASGPWYKVEDGKWVVNTDTKGSQATADTFQKLVDAKAALYIDRWSPTFDSDIQNNTIIGTVGGAWEAPLIMGSAGEHGVGDWRMAQMGDWFGNGTKTGPNGGSGVAVLKGSKHPAEAMKFLNWFNTQVADLTSQGLIVAATTEKAKTPDTWSKFYGGEDLMKEFATANDNMSSFTYIPGFSAVNSDIVEKTAKVPDGSVKMKDVFTSAQKTSIDTLKNYNLPVKE, from the coding sequence ATGGTAGCTAAAAAGAGGATTTTGGCTTCGATCGCCGCGATTTCGGCCTTGGCTATGGGCTTGGCGGGCTGCGGTTCTGGTGGCGGGAACAGCAGTGCCGATTCAAAGAAAGGCGAAAAGGTCACGCTGACCTATATGCACCGTCTGCCGGATTCCAAAGGCATGACGCAGGTCAATGACATCGTCAAGAAGTGGAACGAGAAAAACCCGAACATTCAGGTGAAGGCCACGAAGTTCGATGGCAAGTCCGCTGAGATGATCAAGAAGCTTGAGACCGACGTCAAGGCCGACAACGGGCCTGATTTGGCTCAGCTTGGTTACGCCGAAGTCCCTGAGGTATTCACCAAGGGTCTGCTGCAGGATGTCACCAGCGAAGCCAAGAAGTATGAGGGCAATTTCGCCAAGGGCCCGTTCAATCTGATGCAGGTGAACGGCAAGTACTATGGCCTTCCCCAGGACACCGGCCCGATGCTGTACTTCTACAACAAGGCCGAATTGGACAAGCTGGGAATCACCGAGCTGCCCAAGACAGCTGATGAGTTGGTTGCCGATTCGCAGAAGACCGCCGCAGCAGGTAAATACATGATGACCCTTCAGGCCGACGGCAACTGGCTGTCTGGCATGGCCGGTGCCTCAGGACCTTGGTACAAGGTCGAAGACGGCAAGTGGGTTGTCAATACCGATACCAAGGGCTCCCAGGCCACGGCGGATACCTTCCAGAAGCTTGTTGACGCCAAGGCTGCCCTTTACATCGATCGCTGGTCGCCGACGTTCGATTCCGATATTCAGAACAACACCATTATCGGTACCGTGGGCGGCGCTTGGGAAGCTCCGTTGATCATGGGCTCCGCCGGTGAGCACGGTGTGGGCGATTGGCGTATGGCCCAGATGGGTGACTGGTTCGGCAACGGCACGAAGACGGGCCCCAACGGCGGTTCCGGTGTCGCGGTCCTCAAGGGCAGCAAGCACCCGGCCGAGGCCATGAAGTTCCTCAACTGGTTCAACACCCAGGTCGCCGACTTGACCAGCCAGGGCTTGATCGTGGCTGCAACCACCGAAAAGGCGAAGACCCCCGATACTTGGTCCAAGTTCTATGGCGGCGAGGACCTCATGAAGGAATTCGCCACGGCGAACGACAACATGAGCAGCTTCACCTACATTCCTGGCTTCTCCGCTGTCAATTCCGACATCGTTGAGAAGACGGCCAAGGTGCCCGACGGCTCTGTGAAGATGAAGGATGTCTTCACTTCCGCGCAGAAGACCTCGATCGACACGTTGAAGAATTACAACCTGCCGGTAAAGGAATAA
- a CDS encoding carbohydrate ABC transporter permease yields the protein MNSEDMQASRARRKADKLRDKAANDLPRSMRPSPQVKIITVLVLVVALIYFLFPIYWAAIASSKTPAQMSGSNGLWFSVPLNKLPAAIAANYSLLLGWTRSYFWRWVFNSLLYSTVSAVIGTIISVMAGYATAKFNFRGKGIIMGVVMACMLMPATLLTIPLYSIFHTLHLTNTMLSIIIPCCVSPFGFFLGRVYAQSSVPDELLEAARIDGAGEARIFFTIVLRLLAPAMVTIFLFLFVSTWNNFMLPLMMVSSDSLKPVTLGLYGLVSLPVFTDRGALMMGALLGVLPVIVLFLALQRYWQAGLAAGSVKG from the coding sequence ATGAATTCCGAAGATATGCAAGCAAGCCGCGCGCGTCGTAAAGCCGACAAACTGCGTGACAAGGCAGCCAACGACCTGCCTCGCTCCATGCGTCCCTCACCACAGGTGAAGATCATCACCGTTCTGGTGCTGGTGGTGGCTCTGATCTACTTCCTGTTCCCGATTTACTGGGCTGCGATCGCTTCCAGCAAGACGCCCGCCCAGATGAGCGGCAGCAATGGCCTGTGGTTCTCGGTGCCGCTCAATAAATTGCCCGCCGCTATAGCCGCCAACTACAGCCTCTTGCTGGGCTGGACCCGCAGCTACTTCTGGCGTTGGGTTTTTAACTCGCTGCTCTACTCCACGGTGTCGGCGGTAATCGGCACTATCATCTCCGTGATGGCCGGATACGCCACAGCGAAGTTCAACTTCCGTGGCAAGGGCATCATCATGGGAGTGGTGATGGCGTGCATGCTCATGCCCGCCACGCTGTTGACCATCCCGCTTTACTCCATCTTCCACACGCTGCACCTGACCAACACGATGCTTTCCATCATCATTCCGTGCTGCGTCTCGCCGTTCGGCTTCTTCCTCGGCCGTGTCTACGCGCAGAGCTCCGTGCCCGATGAGCTGCTTGAGGCGGCGCGTATCGACGGGGCGGGAGAGGCAAGGATCTTCTTCACCATCGTGCTTCGCCTTCTGGCGCCGGCCATGGTCACGATTTTCCTCTTCCTGTTCGTCTCCACGTGGAACAACTTCATGTTGCCGTTGATGATGGTTTCCAGCGACAGTCTGAAGCCTGTCACGCTGGGTCTTTATGGCTTGGTTTCGCTGCCGGTGTTCACCGACCGTGGAGCGTTGATGATGGGCGCGCTGCTCGGCGTGCTGCCGGTCATCGTGCTCTTCCTGGCTTTGCAGCGCTACTGGCAGGCAGGCCTGGCAGCCGGTTCGGTCAAGGGCTGA
- a CDS encoding sugar ABC transporter permease → MLPFVILFSLVFILPIVWAIYSSFFRQVSTGGGAYGGGTLVNKFVGLTNFQYVFTSRNFWMGCGRVLIYTIIQVPVMMGIALALAMVLDSFIVKHVVGFRLSYFLPYAIPGAVASIIWVFLYNDQISPIVKGLKAIGIPVNFFAPGMRIVSMANITTWTFTGYNMLIFLAALQAIPHDLYEAARIDGANNFQIAMKIKLPNVRGAALLAVLLSIVGSIQLFNEPQIMQTMDQGISKSYTPMMMALNTSQGSLTPGGDGPASAIAIVMALIAGVLAIGYAFAESKVNEQ, encoded by the coding sequence ATGCTGCCCTTCGTCATTCTCTTTTCGTTGGTGTTCATTCTTCCCATCGTTTGGGCAATCTATTCGAGTTTCTTCCGTCAGGTCTCGACCGGCGGCGGAGCCTACGGCGGAGGCACACTGGTCAACAAATTCGTGGGGCTGACGAACTTCCAATATGTCTTCACATCCAGAAACTTCTGGATGGGATGCGGAAGGGTCCTGATCTATACCATCATTCAGGTGCCGGTGATGATGGGTATAGCACTTGCGCTGGCGATGGTTCTTGATTCCTTCATTGTCAAGCACGTCGTGGGCTTCCGTCTGAGCTACTTCCTTCCCTACGCGATTCCGGGCGCTGTGGCATCCATCATCTGGGTGTTCCTCTACAACGATCAGATCTCTCCGATTGTCAAAGGGCTCAAGGCAATTGGCATTCCTGTCAACTTCTTCGCTCCGGGTATGCGTATCGTTTCCATGGCCAACATCACCACTTGGACGTTCACCGGCTACAATATGCTGATCTTCCTGGCGGCTTTGCAAGCCATTCCGCACGATCTTTACGAGGCCGCGCGCATCGATGGTGCCAACAATTTCCAGATAGCCATGAAAATCAAACTGCCCAATGTTCGAGGCGCAGCCCTTCTCGCCGTGCTTCTCTCGATTGTAGGCAGCATTCAGCTCTTCAACGAACCTCAGATCATGCAGACCATGGATCAGGGGATTTCCAAATCGTATACGCCGATGATGATGGCACTCAACACTTCACAGGGTTCTCTGACCCCTGGCGGCGATGGGCCGGCATCAGCCATAGCGATCGTGATGGCATTGATTGCCGGTGTGCTCGCTATAGGCTATGCCTTTGCTGAAAGCAAGGTGAATGAGCAATGA
- a CDS encoding MDR family MFS transporter produces MEKENMGSAMSRSIAPENGTLQQNGSAEASASKRNSASTSVRKRETPLSITGGLAQSAQKDTAVKPLTADELSLRSGAETSLPAQGDMTKQSHKQNAASTDSATVGSHKPLKARVDVKHPNLTMLGLYLGAFLGMLSETAMNIALPDLMVSFHIGSGTAQWMVVGYMLVIGIVLPFTSLLLKWIPSKPLLLFALAMFFVGSLVSGFAPGTSFGVLLAGRMIQGISTGLVLPMMFSVILEVFPLNKIGAAMGMAGLVVMFAPAIGPTLAGGLIGAFSWRAIFFFFAVIALVAFIVASIWMVNAYKLTKPHIDALSCITSIVGFGGFVLGVSLISDMGFSLPVVVILLVGIIAIAVYSYRQLHMNNPVIDLHALGIRQFTVGALIVMMNFGITLATMYLMPQELQNGLGIKVALTGLVMLPGGVVNAVVSMFAGRLYDIVGAKWLVRGGLVLSMIGVVLLMLAGPSTSVGYIICAHVILMIGIPMAMSPAQSSALASLPQHLSTDGSTILNTMQQVLGAVITAVATILLGAGQAASHSGGKAMAFVTGSRWGFTFALVLAIVAFIISFGLSKQTSTDDASKR; encoded by the coding sequence ATGGAGAAAGAAAACATGGGCTCTGCCATGTCTAGGTCAATTGCGCCTGAAAACGGAACGTTGCAGCAAAACGGGAGTGCGGAAGCGTCGGCAAGCAAGAGGAACAGCGCTTCGACGTCTGTAAGGAAGCGGGAAACGCCATTGTCGATTACTGGCGGGTTGGCGCAATCGGCGCAGAAAGACACCGCTGTGAAGCCGCTTACGGCAGATGAGTTGTCGTTGCGAAGCGGTGCGGAAACGTCATTGCCTGCGCAGGGCGACATGACGAAGCAATCGCATAAGCAAAATGCTGCTTCCACCGACTCGGCTACCGTGGGGTCCCACAAGCCGCTGAAGGCTCGCGTGGATGTGAAGCACCCGAATCTGACGATGCTCGGGCTTTATCTCGGTGCGTTCCTTGGCATGCTCAGCGAGACAGCCATGAACATCGCGCTGCCCGATTTGATGGTCAGCTTCCACATCGGCTCCGGCACCGCGCAGTGGATGGTGGTGGGCTACATGCTCGTCATCGGCATTGTGCTGCCCTTCACCAGTTTGCTGTTGAAGTGGATTCCGTCCAAGCCGCTGCTGTTGTTCGCGCTGGCGATGTTCTTCGTGGGCTCGCTGGTTTCCGGCTTCGCGCCTGGTACCTCGTTCGGTGTGCTGCTTGCGGGCCGTATGATCCAGGGCATTTCGACCGGCCTGGTGCTGCCGATGATGTTCTCGGTCATTCTCGAGGTCTTCCCGTTGAACAAGATCGGTGCCGCTATGGGCATGGCCGGTCTCGTGGTCATGTTCGCCCCGGCTATCGGCCCGACCCTTGCCGGCGGCCTGATCGGTGCTTTCTCCTGGCGTGCGATTTTCTTCTTCTTCGCCGTCATAGCGCTGGTGGCGTTCATTGTCGCTTCGATCTGGATGGTCAATGCTTATAAGCTCACCAAGCCGCATATCGATGCGCTTTCCTGCATCACCTCGATTGTCGGTTTCGGCGGGTTCGTGCTCGGTGTCAGCCTTATCAGCGACATGGGCTTCTCTCTGCCGGTTGTGGTGATTCTGCTGGTAGGTATCATCGCGATCGCCGTCTACAGCTATCGTCAGCTGCACATGAACAACCCGGTCATCGACCTCCATGCGCTCGGCATTCGCCAGTTCACCGTAGGTGCGTTGATCGTGATGATGAACTTCGGCATCACGCTTGCGACCATGTATCTGATGCCGCAGGAGCTGCAGAACGGTCTCGGCATCAAGGTCGCGCTGACCGGACTGGTGATGCTGCCCGGCGGCGTGGTCAACGCGGTGGTTTCCATGTTCGCCGGCCGTCTCTACGACATCGTCGGCGCGAAATGGCTCGTGCGCGGCGGATTGGTGCTCTCCATGATCGGCGTCGTCCTGCTGATGCTGGCAGGCCCGTCGACTTCCGTGGGCTACATCATCTGCGCACACGTCATCCTGATGATCGGCATTCCGATGGCCATGAGCCCGGCCCAGTCCTCGGCGCTTGCCTCGTTGCCGCAGCATCTTTCGACCGACGGCTCCACCATCCTGAACACGATGCAGCAGGTCCTCGGCGCGGTCATCACCGCAGTCGCCACGATTCTGCTCGGTGCCGGCCAGGCGGCTTCCCACTCCGGCGGCAAGGCCATGGCCTTCGTCACCGGTTCGCGCTGGGGCTTCACCTTCGCGCTGGTGCTCGCCATCGTTGCGTTCATCATCTCCTTCGGTCTCTCGAAGCAGACTTCGACGGACGACGCCTCCAAGCGCTGA
- a CDS encoding beta-propeller fold lactonase family protein — MRLPTIRPAGIASDVPSPSWLLREGDTVFAVLEDTDEVASLRMVYRDVVGSDKSGGDSLKNREVTLEEISRVKLPAKSEPTHAAIAVDPQLGRHLITADYADGTVCVLPIGAGDVLGPVAQVLQGDPEHHGPLPAQEGRPHTHWILPLADGRVLTTDLGADRIYIHRWVGSRLVRTGFVSLAPGTGPRDIHVLPGPSGEFGEGGDWRIAVVDEWGCTVTILEPVDPDGGGIGRTKESGGEDGKDKEAAEEFWVAQTVSLGGDKGQHPDQAASLAFVPDALCLADPAENQGNLVSPFSRGHVYVGLRGSERIVTLYWDGSKLSRLAKEDENGWKGRGVSSGGKRPRHIKAVGNILIVANEISDNLSLFRAADDGEPVHLGDYPAGSPTVVLPLTGI, encoded by the coding sequence GTGAGGCTGCCAACAATCAGGCCTGCGGGTATCGCCTCGGATGTGCCGTCCCCCTCGTGGCTTTTGCGTGAGGGCGACACGGTTTTCGCGGTTCTTGAAGATACCGACGAAGTGGCTTCGTTACGTATGGTATACAGGGACGTCGTTGGAAGTGATAAGTCCGGCGGGGATTCTCTTAAAAACCGTGAGGTGACACTTGAGGAGATATCCCGTGTGAAATTGCCTGCCAAGTCCGAGCCCACCCATGCCGCAATCGCTGTTGACCCTCAGCTTGGTCGCCACCTGATTACCGCCGATTATGCCGACGGAACGGTTTGCGTTTTGCCGATTGGCGCCGGCGACGTGTTGGGGCCTGTGGCTCAGGTGCTGCAAGGCGACCCGGAGCACCACGGGCCGTTGCCGGCGCAAGAGGGGCGGCCGCACACCCACTGGATTCTTCCATTGGCCGACGGCCGGGTGCTGACTACCGATTTGGGTGCCGATCGCATCTATATCCATCGTTGGGTTGGTTCGCGTCTGGTCCGTACGGGCTTTGTTTCCCTGGCTCCCGGCACCGGTCCGCGAGACATACACGTCCTGCCAGGGCCGTCCGGCGAGTTCGGAGAAGGTGGAGATTGGCGGATCGCCGTCGTCGATGAATGGGGTTGCACGGTGACCATTCTGGAGCCCGTCGATCCGGACGGGGGTGGAATCGGCAGAACCAAAGAATCCGGGGGCGAGGACGGCAAAGATAAGGAAGCGGCCGAGGAATTCTGGGTTGCGCAGACCGTGAGCCTTGGTGGTGATAAAGGCCAGCACCCCGATCAGGCTGCTTCCTTGGCGTTCGTGCCCGATGCCCTTTGCCTTGCTGACCCTGCGGAAAACCAAGGAAACTTGGTCTCACCGTTCTCGCGAGGTCACGTCTATGTGGGGCTGCGGGGTTCCGAACGTATAGTGACGTTGTATTGGGACGGCAGCAAGCTGAGTCGCCTGGCCAAAGAGGATGAAAACGGTTGGAAAGGCCGTGGCGTATCCAGCGGTGGCAAGCGTCCGCGTCATATCAAGGCTGTCGGCAATATCCTGATTGTAGCCAACGAGATCAGCGACAACCTGAGTCTCTTCCGTGCCGCAGATGACGGCGAGCCGGTGCATCTTGGCGACTATCCGGCAGGTTCTCCGACCGTTGTGCTGCCTTTGACCGGAATCTAA
- a CDS encoding TetR/AcrR family transcriptional regulator — MSRPRQDSNQLPATTRMENAFWKLLEERDYPKITVTDIVNLAGVNRNSFYYHYCKLNNLAETAIQHAVEGINRALPEFTIDPAKAWNGIVMQLVGVPANRVYLDRLSLTVGKHGSPFLLYTVHDAIRDGFISWQHLDRDMTITQKCLLEFSVGGLLAISGMWPKLSKETTVEQWSNLDAAVVARTLYMAVSGDSMPGFWVQMFRSALEKGDSSLLKNIAEAESQDKDFKHEVDALLEDLHTMQHQHADGFRGNAALMGGISHTA, encoded by the coding sequence ATGTCTAGACCCCGACAAGACTCAAATCAATTGCCGGCTACGACGCGCATGGAGAATGCGTTCTGGAAGTTGCTTGAGGAACGGGATTATCCCAAAATCACCGTCACTGACATTGTCAATCTGGCGGGTGTCAACCGTAACTCTTTCTACTACCATTACTGCAAACTCAACAATCTCGCCGAAACAGCGATTCAGCACGCCGTAGAAGGTATCAACAGGGCACTGCCCGAGTTCACCATCGACCCAGCCAAGGCTTGGAACGGTATCGTCATGCAGCTCGTGGGCGTGCCGGCCAACCGAGTCTATCTCGATCGTCTTTCACTGACGGTGGGCAAGCACGGTTCCCCATTTCTGCTCTACACCGTGCACGACGCGATTCGCGACGGCTTCATCTCTTGGCAGCATCTTGACCGCGACATGACCATCACCCAGAAGTGCCTGTTGGAGTTCTCTGTGGGCGGTCTGCTGGCGATTTCCGGCATGTGGCCCAAGCTCTCCAAGGAGACGACGGTCGAGCAGTGGAGCAATCTCGACGCGGCAGTGGTCGCTCGTACGCTCTATATGGCGGTTTCCGGCGACAGCATGCCTGGTTTCTGGGTGCAAATGTTCCGCAGCGCTCTGGAAAAGGGTGACAGCTCACTGCTCAAGAACATCGCGGAGGCCGAAAGCCAAGACAAGGATTTCAAGCATGAAGTTGATGCTTTGCTTGAAGACCTTCATACGATGCAGCATCAACATGCCGACGGCTTCAGGGGAAACGCCGCGCTCATGGGTGGCATCAGCCACACCGCTTGA
- a CDS encoding DEAD/DEAH box helicase has product MSNTVTLTTPISALIANKRRVSALKGLGMVSVGDALTYYPFRVTEPVPLRAIREAKVGMPMAFAAVVRFARVIPMGGRRGYRLEAVVDDAAFAASRQVTGANCRLVFFSHKKQYMDWMSGRLHSGADVVLAGTPTEFNGQLQFTHPEVLTVMPQGANVFANPATASGSASAGELSLDTISSQANAQSSSQGGAAPALGVPASHSQQSQVFNALKFDASTAYEALQHVCRPRPVYHATSRISTEHIHESIVAMLDALRASGEAVLTKSVDAANGFPAESSQKNSDEISNETGASLADNSSVAKDSRLSESDSEGNGIGNIVADAIDANNSADDKANVLALRAAIPDVLPQEVIESKHLMHRADAFAAIHDPQSTKAFHAALATLRYEEAFVSQVSVLQERENSRKAETFECKDSGLRERFVDSLPFELTKGQQDVIDTICEDMGRNYPMQRLLQGEVGSGKTVVALAAMLEAVGSGNQAVLVAPTQVLAEQHFETISGMVAKIVGDDAANAGPIKASAAGVSVAGAGEALTAGGQNPKAGKTDSSAVSTGGFAQVNDNADGAVPDLLEDAADEANSHAENIVTGREADSASAKTYKASKVSKTNAANAKVSKIGKTGESANHATIPVTLLTGGMKLAARRKALATAASGEPGIIIATHAAFSKMFQAPNLALVVIDEQHRFGVEQREILRSKGEKTPHLLVMTATPIPRTAAMTWFGDLDISWLTELPGGRKPIRTFIVPEADGNMMAQMFVHIRRRINAGERAYVVCPRIDADEADAEALAGAGGKAGVSASMSASAGGRGRNGTSAAGLGSDDVESGFVEVDDYGDENDDGAPREPKPPLHAVDEIAHRLSSLPQFAGIKFATLTGRDDDETKRQVMADFESGKTPILVATTVIEVGVDVPKASCITIFDADRYGLAQLHQLRGRVGRGGADSWAFLVSRAEPGSIAEQRLKVIEGSLDGAEIAQADLELRGAGDVLGDAQSGGKSGLKLLRVVKDAKIIADAREQAEALLKRDPTLADQPQLVGAVLDFTRGGESEILSN; this is encoded by the coding sequence ATGAGCAATACCGTCACTTTGACCACCCCGATTTCCGCGCTGATCGCCAACAAACGACGGGTCAGCGCGCTCAAGGGGCTTGGTATGGTGAGTGTCGGCGACGCCCTGACCTACTATCCGTTCCGTGTCACCGAGCCCGTGCCGCTGCGGGCGATTCGCGAGGCGAAGGTGGGCATGCCGATGGCATTCGCCGCGGTGGTGCGTTTTGCGCGGGTCATTCCGATGGGTGGCCGACGCGGGTACCGGCTGGAAGCCGTCGTTGACGATGCCGCGTTTGCCGCGAGCCGCCAGGTGACGGGCGCGAATTGCAGGCTGGTCTTTTTCTCGCACAAAAAGCAGTATATGGACTGGATGAGCGGGCGGCTGCATTCGGGCGCGGACGTCGTTCTCGCCGGAACTCCCACGGAATTCAACGGCCAGCTGCAGTTCACGCATCCCGAAGTGCTTACAGTGATGCCGCAAGGTGCCAACGTTTTTGCGAATCCGGCAACAGCGTCGGGTTCTGCAAGTGCCGGCGAGCTTTCTTTAGATACCATTTCCAGCCAGGCCAATGCACAGTCTTCCTCACAAGGTGGTGCAGCCCCCGCGCTTGGTGTCCCCGCTTCGCATTCCCAGCAGTCGCAGGTCTTCAATGCCCTGAAATTCGACGCCTCAACCGCTTACGAGGCGCTCCAACACGTCTGCCGCCCGCGTCCGGTCTACCATGCCACTTCTCGTATTTCCACCGAACACATCCACGAATCCATCGTCGCGATGCTCGACGCGCTGCGTGCGAGCGGGGAAGCGGTGCTGACAAAGAGCGTTGATGCCGCTAACGGTTTTCCTGCCGAATCATCGCAGAAGAATAGCGATGAAATCAGCAATGAAACCGGTGCAAGCCTCGCGGATAACAGTTCTGTCGCCAAAGATAGTAGATTATCGGAAAGTGATAGTGAAGGTAATGGTATCGGCAATATCGTCGCTGATGCTATTGATGCTAATAATAGCGCTGATGACAAGGCAAACGTACTTGCTTTACGCGCCGCAATTCCCGACGTACTGCCGCAGGAAGTGATTGAATCCAAACATTTGATGCACCGTGCAGATGCGTTCGCGGCGATCCACGACCCGCAATCAACCAAAGCGTTTCACGCTGCTTTGGCGACGTTGCGCTATGAGGAAGCGTTCGTCTCCCAGGTTTCGGTGTTGCAGGAACGCGAGAACTCACGAAAGGCCGAGACTTTCGAGTGCAAGGATTCCGGGCTGCGAGAGCGGTTTGTCGATTCATTGCCGTTTGAACTCACCAAAGGCCAGCAGGACGTTATCGACACCATCTGTGAGGACATGGGCCGCAACTATCCGATGCAACGTCTGCTGCAGGGCGAGGTCGGAAGTGGCAAGACCGTGGTGGCGCTCGCGGCCATGCTTGAGGCCGTAGGGTCCGGCAATCAGGCTGTTTTGGTGGCACCGACGCAGGTGCTCGCCGAACAGCATTTCGAGACCATCAGCGGTATGGTGGCCAAGATCGTTGGCGACGATGCCGCAAATGCCGGCCCAATCAAGGCGTCGGCGGCCGGTGTTTCCGTTGCCGGGGCCGGAGAAGCATTGACGGCCGGCGGTCAGAATCCCAAAGCCGGCAAAACCGACAGCAGCGCTGTGTCGACAGGCGGATTTGCACAGGTGAACGACAACGCAGATGGTGCGGTGCCTGATTTGTTGGAAGATGCCGCCGATGAGGCGAACAGCCATGCGGAAAACATAGTGACAGGTCGTGAGGCCGATTCGGCGAGTGCCAAGACTTATAAGGCTTCCAAGGTTTCCAAGACCAATGCCGCAAATGCCAAGGTTTCCAAAATCGGCAAGACCGGCGAATCCGCGAATCACGCGACCATTCCGGTGACGCTGCTGACCGGCGGAATGAAACTGGCGGCTCGGCGTAAGGCGCTCGCGACGGCGGCAAGCGGCGAACCTGGCATCATCATCGCCACGCACGCGGCGTTTTCCAAGATGTTTCAGGCGCCGAATCTGGCATTGGTAGTCATCGACGAGCAGCATCGCTTCGGCGTTGAGCAACGCGAGATTTTGCGTTCGAAAGGTGAGAAAACCCCGCACCTGCTGGTGATGACGGCGACACCGATTCCACGCACCGCGGCGATGACATGGTTCGGCGACCTCGACATTTCCTGGCTGACCGAGCTGCCTGGCGGCCGTAAGCCGATTCGCACGTTCATCGTGCCCGAGGCCGACGGCAATATGATGGCGCAGATGTTCGTGCATATTCGCCGGCGTATCAACGCGGGGGAGCGGGCGTATGTGGTTTGCCCGAGAATTGACGCGGATGAGGCCGATGCCGAAGCTTTGGCCGGGGCAGGTGGCAAAGCGGGCGTGAGCGCTTCGATGAGCGCAAGTGCAGGCGGCCGCGGCAGAAACGGGACTTCCGCCGCCGGGTTGGGCAGCGACGATGTCGAAAGCGGGTTCGTGGAGGTCGACGATTATGGCGACGAGAATGACGATGGCGCGCCCCGTGAGCCCAAGCCGCCCCTGCATGCCGTCGACGAAATTGCCCACAGGCTTTCGTCATTGCCACAGTTCGCAGGTATCAAATTCGCGACGTTGACCGGTCGTGACGACGACGAAACCAAGCGGCAGGTGATGGCGGACTTTGAATCCGGCAAAACCCCGATTCTGGTGGCCACCACGGTTATCGAAGTCGGTGTTGACGTTCCGAAGGCAAGTTGTATTACTATTTTCGATGCCGATCGTTATGGCCTCGCCCAGCTGCATCAGCTACGTGGCCGCGTGGGCCGTGGCGGCGCCGATTCCTGGGCGTTCCTCGTCTCGCGCGCCGAACCGGGCAGCATCGCGGAACAGCGCTTGAAGGTCATCGAAGGTTCGCTCGACGGTGCCGAAATCGCGCAGGCCGACCTCGAGCTGCGCGGCGCCGGTGACGTCTTGGGCGACGCTCAGTCCGGCGGCAAGTCCGGCTTGAAGCTGCTACGCGTGGTCAAGGATGCCAAGATCATCGCCGATGCCCGCGAACAGGCCGAAGCCTTGCTCAAGCGCGACCCGACATTGGCCGATCAACCCCAGCTGGTCGGTGCGGTCCTCGATTTCACCCGTGGCGGCGAATCCGAGATTCTGAGCAACTGA